The following coding sequences lie in one Anticarsia gemmatalis isolate Benzon Research Colony breed Stoneville strain chromosome 16, ilAntGemm2 primary, whole genome shotgun sequence genomic window:
- the LOC142979375 gene encoding dynein regulatory complex protein 1-like, with product MATKYGGDDDEDDVLAPKEPQVTSQDPVERKAARNLRIKRRQEALKKAEQPTEEAAAEEEGEGPIEQATAAAAEELQRLALDGAAKVTNVKVTTDEREVVRRTLFFKKMEDSMKKIEEEAAAAQLQYDTISAHWDHILSVKDPLDIDAEMKEQKKKCDALLQQKDDLIAQVKSDLKRMDEAYYEDLDKQDKDIKELSDRIEKQVTIMQRAYEKQLSLIEQAINIEREAMIDHNNKRWEALYKQRDKEETAHMEYRFEQLDEHKKAVEAIMWDHHEKYREAKIELESLTQELQQELEKLKSTCIINTEKIGYTYQVLKKREEENVFVRSQQKRKLNKMSDVANSLRAKIRKAAEDGALEEIKADSEIIKLMQTMDDLEKKSDQFSHVNHYKFSQVWRMSAASCLELSKQLRQGEVALHAHILAEPPPLPPAPPPKSPLHKYELEEAATKKPQVKKDNKLDRDASTNEAREKLIRHILDLVADNTGFLVEDRLLKLIEKYQTGSRNLCTLDAIFMALEIQAEEDVELLCKSFLNYAFCPICVGLEVTTEAVMPASEPSITDMGSRASSVAIIKGQPNTGARPSMRGRPSIAVRSISASTSRSAHIGFRSHELSPADQLLMSEADEIIQKCGDPQAASVMMTGGTPEGGSVAGRRPGGRGVTVASKPHMATTIKPVCPYLCPLGHLLEIEPMQVLTALSEFIAVFVPPEKKKLYDILENLRPPNFETPSRKITPEEIDQYWLQWKNVFPPEKDRFWDGVLSGLNDYLAILQEREKVHEEVEQLRRRNTALRRLVRGALPELPAVLPKYARPYPPAFTATVPDEAALAQAKLPPI from the exons atggctACGAAATATGGGGGTGACGATGACGAAGATGATGTTCTGGCGCCGAAGGAACCACAGGTCACGTCTCAAGACCCGGTTGAACGTAAAGCAGCTAGGAATTTGCGTATCAAGCGAAGACAGGAGGCACTTAAAAA AGCTGAACAGCCGACTGAAGAAGCTGCGGCGGAGGAGGAAGGCGAAGGTCCAATAGAACAAGCGACAGCGGCCGCAGCCGAAGAGCTTCAGAGACTAGCTCTTGATGGCGCAGCTAAAGTCACCAATGTCAAGGTCACGACCGATGAACGCGAGGTCGTCAGGCGAACGCTTTTCTTTAAGAAGATGGaag ATTCCATGAAAAAGATAGAAGAAGAAGCAGCCGCGGCCCAATTACAATACGATACTATTTCTGCACATTGGGACCACATTCTATCCGTAAAAGATCCACTGGATATTGATGCGGAGATGAAGGAACAGAAGAAAAAGTGCGACGCTCTGCTTCAACAGAAAGATGACCTTATTGCTCAAGTTAAAAGTGACCTCAAAAGAATGGATGAAGCTTATTACGAGGATTTAGACAAACAA GATAAAGATATCAAGGAGTTGTCAGACAGAATCGAAAAACAAGTGACAATAATGCAAAGAGCTTACGAGAAGCAACTGAGTTTGATAGAACAAGCCATCAACATCGAGCGGGAAGCGATGATAGACCACAACAATAAACGATGGGAAGCACTTTATAAACAGCGGGATAAAGAAGAAACTGCTCACATGGAATACAGATTTGAACAG TTAGATGAGCATAAAAAAGCTGTAGAAGCAATAATGTGGGACCATCACGAGAAGTATCGCGAGGCTAAAATAGAATTGGAATCGTTAACTCAAGAGTTGCAGCAGGAATTAGAAAAACTGAAGTCCACCTGTATCATCAATACTGAGAAGATCGGTTATACTTATCAG GTCCTCAAAAAACGAGAGGAAGAAAACGTATTTGTACGATCTCAGCAAAAACGAAAACTGAACAAAATGTCCGATGTAGCAAATTCTTTAAGAGCGAAAATACGCAAAGCAGCTGAAGACGGTGCTCTCGAAGAAATCAAGGCAGACTCGGAGATTATCAAACTGATGCAGACTATGGACGATTTGGAGAAAAAGTCTGATCAGTTTTCTCACGTAAACCATTATAAGTTCTCGCAGGTGTGGCGAATGTCTGCGGCTAGTTGTTTAGAGTTGAGCAAACAGTTGCGGCAAGGCGAGGTGGCTCTTCATGCGCATATTTTAGCAGAGCCGCCTCCATTGCCACCGGCACCACCACCGAAAAGCCCTTTGCATAAATATG AACTGGAAGAAGCTGCTACTAAAAAACCACAAGTAAAGAAAGACAACAAACTGGATCGTGATGCATCAACCAATGAAGCTAGAGAGAAACTG ATTCGTCATATCCTGGATCTTGTAGCAGACAACACCGGATTCTTGGTAGAAGATCGCCTTttgaaattaatagaaaaatatcaaactGGTTCCAGAAATCTGTGCACACTGGATGCTATTTTTATG gcgTTAGAAATTCAAGCAGAAGAAGACGTAGAACTTTTGTGcaaatcatttttaaactatGCATTTTGTCCGATTTGCGTCGGTCTCGAAGTGACGACAGAAGCCGTGATGCCTGCGTCCGAACCTTCGATCACAGATATGGGATCAAGAGCTTCTTCTGTGGCTATTATTAAGG GACAGCCAAATACAGGCGCGAGGCCATCAATGAGAGGACGACCAAGTATCGCTGTTAGAAGTATTTCAGCCAGCACATCTCGTTCTGCGCACATCGGATTTAG GAGTCATGAGTTGTCCCCTGCCGATCAGCTGCTTATGTCGGAAGCTGATGAAATTATACAAAAGTGCGGAGATCCTCAAg CTGCCAGTGTGATGATGACCGGAGGCACACCGGAAGGGGGTTCAGTAGCAGGCAGGAGGCCTGGCGGACGAGGCGTGACTGTAGCGTCAAAACCACATATGGCTACCACTATAAAACCAGTTTGCCCTTACCTTTGTCCAc tGGGTCATCTTTTGGAAATTGAGCCAATGCAAGTGTTGACGGCGTTAAGTGAATTCATAGCAGTGTTTGTGCCCCCGGAAAAGAAGAAACTTTACGACATATT gGAAAACTTGCGACCTCCAAACTTTGAGACTCCGTCCCGCAAGATTACTCCAGAGGAAATAGATCAGTACTGGTTGCAATGGAAGAACGTGTTTCCACCTGAAAAAGATAGGTTTTGGGATGGTGTTTTGTCCGGACTCAACGATTATCTAGCTATATTACAAG AACGTGAGAAAGTCCATGAAGAGGTTGAGCAACTTAGACGCCGCAACACAGCACTTCGTCGCCTAGTTCGTGGCGCTCTTCCCGAATTACCCGCAGTGTTGCCGAAGTACGCACGTCCCTACCCGCCAGCATTCACCGCTACTGTTCCTGATGAAGCAGCTCTGGCCCAAGCAAAACTACCACCCATATAA
- the RpL11 gene encoding ribosomal protein L11: MARVPPPAKKDKKEKKPPKDNSKNVMRNLHIRKLCLNICVGESGDRLTRAAKVLEQLTGQQPVFSKARYTVRSFGIRRNEKIAVHCTVRGAKAEEILERGLKVREYELRRDNFSATGNFGFGIQEHIDLGIKYDPSIGIYGLDFYVVLGRPGFNVAHRRRKTGKVGFPHRLAKEDAMKWFQQKYDGIILNSKK; the protein is encoded by the exons ATGGCG CGTGTACCACCACCCGCGAAGAAAGACAAGAAGGAGAAGAAGCCTCCTAAAGATAATTCCAAAAATGTTATGCGGAATCTTCACATCAGGAAACTCTGCCTGAACATCTGTGTCGGAGAGTCTGGTGACAGGCTGACTCGTGCTGCTAAG GTGTTGGAACAGCTTACTGGACAACAGCCAGTGTTCTCAAAGGCCAGGTACACTGTACGTTCCTTTGGTATCCGTCGTAATGAAAAGATTGCTGTCCACTGCACTGTGCGTGGAGCCAAGGCTGAGGAGATCCTCGAGAGGGGTCTTAAG GTCAGGGAATACGAGTTGAGACGCGACAACTTCTCAGCCACAGGAAACTTCGGTTTCGGTATTCAGGAACACATTGACTTGGGTATCAAATACGATCCCTCTATTGGTATCTATGGTCTCGACTTCTACGTTGTCCTTGGCCGACcag GTTTCAACGTAGCGCACAGAAGACGCAAGACAGGCAAGGTTGGGTTCCCCCATCGTTTGGCAAAGGAGGATGCCATGAAGTGGTTCCAACAGAAATACGATGGTATCATCCTTAACagcaaaaagtaa